The following are encoded in a window of Streptomyces sp. SAT1 genomic DNA:
- a CDS encoding dihydrodipicolinate synthase family protein, whose amino-acid sequence MTLYLPDAHGGLRAHEPRTEPLPAVRSGPGSAFTSRTVFSAAHVVADPYADTAPGSPAAVDWDATLAFRRHLWSHGLGVAEAMDTAQRGMGLDWSTAAELIRRSAAEAKATGGRIACGVGTDQLTATTTTTATLAEVRAAYEEQLAVVEESGAQAVLMASRALAATAQGPDDYLEVYGHLLRQAAEPVVLHWLGPMFDPALEGYWGSSDLDTATGTFLEVIAAHPDKVDGIKVSLLDAQREIDLRRRLPQRVRCYTGDDFHYPELIAGDEQGFSHALLGIFDPLGPLAAEAVRVLDTGDTAGFRALLDPTVALSRHLFETPTRYYKTGVVLLAWLAGHQSHFTMVGGLQSARSLPHLARAYELADRLGLFPDPGLAEDRMRTLLSLYGVTS is encoded by the coding sequence GTGACCCTGTACCTCCCCGACGCGCACGGCGGCCTGCGCGCCCACGAACCGCGCACCGAGCCCCTGCCCGCGGTCCGCTCCGGCCCGGGAAGCGCTTTCACCTCCCGTACGGTCTTCTCGGCCGCGCACGTCGTCGCCGATCCGTACGCCGACACCGCCCCCGGCTCGCCCGCCGCCGTCGACTGGGACGCCACCCTCGCCTTCCGCCGCCACCTGTGGTCCCACGGGCTCGGCGTCGCCGAGGCGATGGACACCGCCCAGCGCGGCATGGGCCTGGACTGGTCCACGGCGGCCGAACTGATCCGTCGCTCCGCCGCCGAGGCGAAGGCGACCGGCGGCCGCATCGCCTGCGGCGTCGGCACGGACCAGCTGACCGCCACGACCACCACGACCGCCACCCTCGCCGAGGTCCGGGCCGCCTACGAGGAACAGCTCGCCGTCGTCGAGGAGTCGGGCGCCCAGGCCGTCCTGATGGCCTCGCGCGCCCTCGCCGCCACGGCCCAGGGCCCGGACGACTACCTGGAGGTCTACGGCCACCTGCTGCGCCAGGCCGCCGAACCGGTCGTCCTGCACTGGCTCGGCCCCATGTTCGACCCGGCGCTGGAGGGCTACTGGGGCTCGTCGGACCTGGACACGGCGACCGGCACCTTCCTGGAGGTCATCGCCGCCCACCCCGACAAGGTCGACGGCATCAAGGTCTCCCTGCTGGACGCGCAGCGGGAGATCGACCTGCGCCGTCGCCTCCCGCAGCGCGTGCGCTGCTACACCGGCGACGACTTCCACTACCCGGAGCTGATCGCGGGCGACGAACAGGGCTTCAGCCACGCCCTGCTGGGCATCTTCGACCCGCTGGGCCCGCTGGCCGCCGAGGCGGTACGCGTCCTGGACACCGGCGACACGGCGGGCTTCCGCGCCCTGCTGGACCCCACGGTGGCCCTCTCCCGGCACCTGTTCGAGACCCCCACCCGCTACTACAAGACCGGGGTCGTCCTGCTCGCCTGGCTGGCCGGGCACCAGAGCCACTTCACCATGGTCGGCGGCCTCCAGTCGGCCCGCTCCCTGCCGCACCTGGCCCGCGCCTACGAACTCGCCGACCGGCTCGGCCTCTTCCCCGACCCGGGGCTCGCCGAGGACCGTATGCGCACCCTGCTCTCCCTGTACGGAGTGACCTCATGA
- a CDS encoding Gfo/Idh/MocA family protein gives MTRKTVRIAMNGVTGRMGHRQHLVRSILALREQGGLDLGDGTVLWPEPVLVGRREHALKALAEQHGLEHFSTDLDAVLADPAVDIYFDAQVTSAREEALRKAIAAGKHIYTEKPTATGLDGALELARLAEAAGIRHGVVQDKIFLPGLLKLKRLIDGGFFGRVLSVRGEFGYWVFEGDWQEAQRPSWNYRTEDGGGIVTDMFPHWEYVLHELFGRVTSVQALTATHVPRRWDEQGKPYDATADDAAYGIFELEGGAVAQINSSWAVRVHRDELVEFQVDGTEGSAVAGLRRCRVQHRSATPKPVWNPDVPATEDFRGQWQEVPDNTVFDNGFKAQWELFLRHVYADAPYHWDLLAGARGVQLAELGLRSAAEGRRLDVPEVAL, from the coding sequence GTGACACGCAAGACGGTGCGGATCGCCATGAACGGCGTGACCGGGCGCATGGGCCACCGCCAGCACCTGGTCCGCTCGATCCTCGCGCTGCGCGAACAGGGCGGCCTCGACCTCGGCGACGGCACCGTGCTGTGGCCGGAACCGGTCCTGGTCGGCCGCCGCGAGCACGCGCTGAAGGCGCTTGCCGAGCAGCACGGCCTGGAGCACTTCTCCACCGACCTGGACGCCGTCCTCGCCGACCCGGCCGTGGACATCTACTTCGACGCCCAGGTCACCTCCGCCCGCGAGGAGGCGCTGCGCAAGGCGATCGCCGCGGGCAAGCACATCTACACCGAGAAGCCCACCGCCACCGGTCTCGACGGCGCCCTGGAACTGGCCCGGCTCGCCGAGGCGGCGGGCATCCGGCACGGCGTCGTGCAGGACAAGATCTTCCTGCCGGGCCTGCTCAAGCTGAAGCGCCTGATCGACGGCGGCTTCTTCGGCCGCGTCCTGTCCGTGCGCGGCGAGTTCGGCTACTGGGTCTTCGAGGGCGACTGGCAGGAGGCCCAGCGCCCCTCCTGGAACTACCGCACCGAGGACGGCGGCGGCATCGTCACCGACATGTTCCCGCACTGGGAGTACGTGCTGCACGAGCTGTTCGGCCGGGTCACCTCCGTGCAGGCGCTCACCGCCACCCACGTCCCGCGGCGCTGGGACGAACAGGGCAAGCCCTATGACGCCACCGCCGACGACGCCGCCTACGGGATCTTCGAGCTGGAGGGCGGTGCCGTCGCCCAGATCAACTCCTCCTGGGCGGTGCGCGTGCACCGCGACGAACTCGTCGAGTTCCAGGTCGACGGCACCGAGGGCTCGGCCGTCGCGGGCCTGCGCCGCTGCCGCGTCCAGCACCGCTCCGCCACCCCCAAGCCGGTCTGGAACCCCGACGTCCCCGCCACCGAGGACTTCCGCGGCCAGTGGCAGGAGGTGCCCGACAACACCGTGTTCGACAACGGCTTCAAGGCCCAGTGGGAGCTGTTCCTCCGGCACGTCTACGCCGACGCCCCCTACCACTGGGACCTGCTGGCCGGCGCCCGCGGCGTCCAGCTCGCCGAACTGGGCCTGCGCTCCGCCGCCGAGGGCCGCCGCCTCGACGTACCGGAGGTCGCGCTGTGA